A genomic region of Candidatus Cloacimonadota bacterium contains the following coding sequences:
- a CDS encoding DUF342 domain-containing protein, with protein sequence EEGREHCIQNLIGKNVYFSKNKIYSEKEGYFFTDKQKKINVFEQIIFNKDIINETLQVPGDIKINGDLINSEIRVEGNIEFKAAEKSQIFCHGKMIIHKNARFCKLISEQGISGEEETFIKGGLTQSGSNIKIGSIGSPFSIPTELEITVAPFLKEKMIILPENDCRQLESEYEKKLDNFLKSDLKNNRISIIKKLFPDCFIRILSKSKRISQESNGIFFENNNDELILNQVERK encoded by the coding sequence GAAGAAGGTAGAGAACATTGTATCCAAAACTTGATCGGGAAGAATGTATATTTTTCCAAAAACAAAATATATTCCGAAAAAGAAGGTTATTTTTTCACAGATAAGCAGAAAAAAATCAATGTTTTTGAGCAGATTATTTTTAATAAAGATATCATAAATGAAACTTTGCAAGTTCCCGGTGATATAAAAATAAATGGTGATCTGATTAATTCTGAAATCCGGGTCGAGGGAAATATCGAATTTAAAGCTGCGGAAAAATCACAAATCTTCTGCCATGGAAAAATGATCATACATAAAAATGCTCGCTTCTGTAAGTTAATATCAGAGCAGGGAATTTCCGGTGAAGAAGAAACTTTTATCAAGGGCGGATTAACTCAAAGCGGCAGTAATATAAAAATTGGTTCTATAGGAAGTCCGTTTTCCATTCCGACTGAACTGGAGATTACTGTTGCTCCTTTCCTGAAAGAAAAAATGATAATTCTTCCTGAAAACGATTGCAGGCAACTCGAATCCGAATATGAAAAAAAACTGGATAATTTTCTTAAAAGCGATCTCAAAAATAATCGCATCTCCATCATTAAGAAATTATTCCCGGATTGCTTTATCAGGATATTAAGCAAGTCAAAAAGAATTTCTCAAGAATCTAATGGAATATTTTTTGAAAATAACAACGATGAACTAATATTAAATCAGGTTGAAAGAAAGTAA